The Onychomys torridus chromosome 4, mOncTor1.1, whole genome shotgun sequence genome includes a window with the following:
- the Cbln4 gene encoding cerebellin-4, with product MGSTMGSVRRALSVVPAVLLVLALPGLPVWAQNDTEPIVLEGKCLVVCDSNPATDSKGSSSSPLGISVRAANSKVAFSAVRSTNHEPSEMSNKTRIIYFDQILVNVGNFFTLESVFVAPRKGIYSFSFHVIKVYQSQTIQVNLMLNGKPVISAFAGDKDVTREAATNGVLLYLDKEDKVYLKLEKGNLLGGWQYSTFSGFLVFPL from the exons ATGGGCTCCACCATGGGCTCCGTGCGCCGGGCGCTGTCCGTGGTACCCGCTGTTCTGCTGGTTCTCGCACTGCCTGGGCTGCCTGTCTGGGCACAGAATGACACCGAACCGATCGTGCTGGAGGGCAAGTGTCTGGTGGTGTGCGACTCGAACCCAGCCACAGACTCCAAAGGATCATCTTCTTCCCCTTTGGGGATATCGGTCCGGGCAGCGAACTCCAAGGTGGCCTTTTCGGCGGTTCGGAGCACCAACCATGAACCATCCGAGATGAGCAACAAGACACGCATCATTTACTTTGATCAG ATCCTGGTTAATGTGGGCAATTTTTTCACACTGGAGTCTGTCTTTGTGGCACCGAGGAAAGGAATCTACAGTTTCAGTTTTCATGTAATTAAAGTCTACCAGAGCCAAACAATCCAG GTGAACTTAATGTTAAATGGGAAACCGGTCATATCTGCATTTGCTGGGGATAAAGACGTGACCCGAGAAGCTGCCACTAATGGAGTGCTGCTGTACCTGGACAAAGAAGACAAGGTCTACCTAAAGCTGGAGAAAGGTAACTTGCTCGGTGGCTGGCAGTACTCCACATTTTCTGGCTTTCTGGTGTTCCCGCTATAG